The proteins below are encoded in one region of Microbacterium pygmaeum:
- a CDS encoding glycerol-3-phosphate dehydrogenase/oxidase: MMSQSGTHTAPRGFDALAERPYADVLIIGGGINGLATFRDLAMQGVDVVVIDRSDFVSGASAASSHMIHGGIRYLENGEFRLVHEAVTERNALLRIAPHFVRPLQTTIPIFSTFSGVLTAPLRFLRHGGGAHRERGAALIKIGLVIYDSFSRGGSVAGSGKVPRHAFHGRRRSLQELPQLTPAVKYTATYWDASLHDPERLAIDVMRDGVAAGGDRARSANYTAAVGTSGDRVVLRDQATGAELPFAAAVVINASGPWTDVTNDALGDPTTYMGGTKGSHIVLDHPELLAATGGRELFFEHKDGRIVLIYPLKGRVLVGTTDLEHDMADRIVCTEAEVDYFIELVGHVLPGIPVERERIVYRFAGVRPLPGHGDLAPGFVSRDYRIEAAPLTAGSPTTVLSLVGGKWTTFRASAEHLADRALEVLGQPRRRSTKGVPIGGGRGYPRTERARRQWIDKNSAGLPLERAATLLDRYGTVAGEVLAAIAADPSDRPLAGIPSYSTAELAHLARTESVQHADDMVLRRTSLAFVGAVTAESAQEVAEAIAPVLGWDAAQCGAEASRALEAVHAADPTWVASTADRDSVAR, from the coding sequence ATGATGTCTCAGTCTGGAACGCATACGGCACCGCGGGGATTCGACGCACTGGCGGAGCGTCCTTACGCCGACGTCCTGATCATCGGCGGGGGTATCAACGGCCTGGCGACCTTCCGCGATCTGGCGATGCAGGGCGTCGATGTGGTCGTGATCGACCGCAGCGACTTCGTCAGCGGGGCGTCGGCCGCCTCGTCGCACATGATCCACGGCGGCATCCGGTATCTGGAGAACGGGGAGTTCCGCCTCGTCCACGAGGCGGTCACCGAGCGCAACGCGCTGCTGCGCATCGCGCCGCACTTCGTGCGCCCGCTGCAGACGACCATTCCGATCTTCTCGACGTTCTCCGGTGTGCTGACCGCGCCGCTCCGGTTCCTGCGCCACGGTGGCGGGGCGCATCGCGAGCGCGGCGCGGCGCTGATCAAGATCGGCCTCGTGATCTACGACTCCTTCTCGCGCGGCGGCTCGGTCGCCGGCAGCGGCAAGGTGCCGCGACACGCCTTCCACGGCCGCAGGCGCTCGCTGCAGGAACTGCCCCAGCTCACGCCGGCCGTGAAGTACACTGCGACGTACTGGGATGCCTCGCTGCACGATCCCGAGCGTCTGGCGATCGACGTGATGCGCGACGGCGTGGCCGCCGGCGGCGACCGTGCGCGCTCGGCCAACTACACGGCGGCGGTGGGAACCTCCGGCGATCGCGTGGTGCTGCGCGATCAGGCCACCGGCGCGGAGCTGCCGTTCGCGGCCGCGGTCGTCATCAACGCGTCCGGGCCGTGGACCGATGTCACCAACGACGCGCTCGGCGACCCCACCACCTACATGGGCGGCACCAAGGGATCCCATATCGTCCTCGATCACCCCGAGCTGCTGGCGGCGACCGGCGGACGAGAGCTGTTCTTCGAGCACAAGGACGGCCGGATCGTCCTCATCTATCCGCTCAAGGGGCGCGTGCTCGTCGGGACCACCGACCTCGAGCACGACATGGCCGATCGCATCGTGTGCACCGAGGCCGAAGTCGACTACTTCATCGAGCTGGTGGGTCACGTGCTGCCGGGCATCCCGGTCGAGCGCGAACGCATCGTCTATCGCTTCGCCGGGGTCCGGCCGCTCCCGGGGCACGGCGATCTCGCACCGGGCTTCGTGTCGCGCGACTACCGCATCGAGGCTGCACCGCTGACGGCCGGATCGCCGACCACCGTGCTGAGCCTGGTCGGCGGCAAGTGGACGACGTTCCGTGCGTCGGCCGAGCATCTCGCCGACCGAGCGCTCGAGGTGCTGGGGCAGCCGCGCCGTCGTTCCACGAAGGGCGTGCCCATCGGCGGCGGACGCGGGTACCCCCGAACCGAGCGCGCCCGACGTCAGTGGATCGACAAGAACAGTGCAGGGCTTCCGCTCGAGCGGGCCGCAACGCTGCTGGATCGCTATGGCACTGTCGCGGGCGAGGTCCTTGCAGCGATCGCCGCCGACCCGTCCGACCGGCCGCTGGCCGGCATCCCGTCCTATTCGACGGCCGAGCTGGCGCATCTGGCCCGCACCGAGAGCGTTCAGCACGCGGATGACATGGTGCTGCGCCGCACGAGCCTCGCCTTCGTCGGAGCGGTGACGGCGGAGTCGGCCCAGGAGGTGGCGGAGGCGATCGCGCCGGTGCTGGGGTGGGATGCCGCGCAGTGCGGCGCTGAGGCGTCACGGGCGCTCGAGGCGGTGCACGCGGCGGATCCGACGTGGGTCGCGAGCACTGCCGATCGGGATTCAGTCGCGCGATAG